In Salisediminibacterium beveridgei, one DNA window encodes the following:
- a CDS encoding flagellar protein FlaG has product MEVRSSTGFSTAREFLTHQNQRQEFTEVERSPSQLRQSAGAQGSVDTSSREAENLSRRQGHEWTTEQLDEATEAMTELSMLQNTSLKFEQHDKLDRTMVKVIDQQTDEIIKEIPPEEFLDMISSMLEFAGILIDEKA; this is encoded by the coding sequence ATGGAAGTGAGATCATCAACGGGTTTCTCCACGGCCAGGGAGTTTTTGACGCACCAGAATCAGCGTCAGGAGTTCACTGAAGTCGAGAGAAGTCCCAGTCAACTGAGACAGAGCGCCGGGGCACAGGGAAGTGTTGACACCTCGTCTCGAGAAGCAGAGAATTTGTCCCGCAGACAAGGGCACGAATGGACAACAGAACAGTTGGATGAGGCAACGGAAGCGATGACCGAGCTCAGCATGCTGCAAAACACGTCGCTGAAGTTTGAGCAGCATGACAAACTGGACCGGACCATGGTCAAGGTCATTGATCAGCAAACCGACGAGATTATTAAGGAAATTCCACCTGAGGAATTTCTGGATATGATTTCCTCGATGCTTGAATTTGCAGGGATTCTGATTGATGAGAAGGCGTAG
- the ptsG gene encoding glucose-specific PTS transporter subunit IIBC, whose product MKNAFGILQKVGRSLMLPVALLPAAGILLAFGDAMQNPDMIARFAFLDSNIIALIAEMMQASGDIVFANLPLLFAVGVAIGLSDGDGVAGLAAIIGYLIMNVTMSVIGGIDASAIEGSPDLANVLGIPTLQTGVFGGIIAGLMGAYMYNRFYNIELPSYLGFFAGKRFVPIVTAATAILLGVAMHLVWPFAQDGLNNLAYFMTEANRTLSTFIFGVIERALIPFGLHHIFYSPFWFEFGSYTNAAGEVIRGDQQIFFNQIRDGAEVTAGAYMTGKFPFMMFGLPAAALAIYHCARPENKKVVAGIMSSAALTSFLTGITEPIEFSFLFVAPLLFGIHTIFAGLSFMTMHLLDVQIGMTFSGGVIDFFLYGILPGRTEWWLVIPVGLVFAVIYYFGFRFAITKFNLMTPGREKDNGNGSSAKASGGNTELPYEVLKAMGGKENITYLDACITRLRMAVDDTDQVDKERLKQLGASGVMVIDKNIQAIFGPRSETIKGQMRDIINGKSPSEYEDPNVSTAPSQVESSLDLAMPLEGTLVSLDTVPDKMFSEKMMGDGFAIEPTDGLVVSPVKGEVVNLFPTMHAVGLLAEDGTEVLVHIGVDTVNMKGDGFEAFVSQGDKVEVGDELIRFDLDKVKREAKAATTPVIFTNLAEQKTVTITKEGAVTRTETGRITIS is encoded by the coding sequence ATGAAAAACGCATTTGGTATTTTACAAAAAGTCGGTCGCTCATTGATGCTTCCAGTGGCACTTCTCCCGGCAGCAGGGATTCTGCTCGCCTTCGGTGACGCCATGCAAAACCCGGACATGATCGCCCGTTTTGCTTTTCTTGATTCCAACATCATCGCCCTGATTGCTGAAATGATGCAGGCTTCCGGGGATATCGTCTTCGCCAACCTGCCGCTCTTATTCGCTGTTGGTGTTGCCATCGGGCTCTCTGACGGGGACGGTGTCGCCGGTCTCGCTGCGATTATCGGTTACCTGATCATGAATGTCACGATGAGTGTCATCGGCGGCATTGACGCTTCGGCCATTGAAGGCAGCCCGGATCTGGCCAACGTGCTCGGTATACCAACCCTTCAGACAGGGGTATTCGGCGGAATCATCGCCGGTCTGATGGGTGCGTATATGTACAACCGGTTTTATAACATTGAACTACCCTCTTACCTCGGTTTCTTTGCCGGAAAGCGTTTCGTTCCCATCGTCACGGCTGCTACCGCGATTTTGCTCGGTGTTGCCATGCACCTCGTCTGGCCGTTTGCCCAGGACGGGCTTAATAACCTGGCGTATTTCATGACGGAAGCCAATCGGACATTGTCCACGTTCATTTTCGGTGTCATTGAACGTGCGTTGATTCCGTTCGGTCTGCACCACATTTTCTATTCACCGTTCTGGTTTGAATTCGGTTCGTATACAAATGCCGCAGGCGAAGTGATCCGCGGGGACCAGCAGATCTTCTTTAACCAGATCCGCGACGGTGCCGAGGTTACTGCCGGTGCCTACATGACCGGTAAATTCCCGTTCATGATGTTTGGTCTCCCTGCTGCAGCACTTGCGATTTATCACTGTGCACGTCCTGAGAACAAAAAAGTCGTTGCCGGTATCATGAGTTCAGCGGCATTGACGTCCTTTTTGACAGGGATCACTGAACCGATTGAGTTCTCTTTCCTGTTTGTTGCGCCGTTGTTGTTCGGTATTCACACGATCTTTGCCGGCTTATCGTTCATGACCATGCACCTTCTCGATGTACAGATCGGGATGACGTTCTCCGGCGGTGTCATTGACTTCTTCTTGTACGGCATCCTGCCTGGGCGCACCGAATGGTGGCTCGTCATTCCTGTCGGTCTCGTCTTTGCTGTCATCTATTACTTCGGGTTCCGATTCGCGATTACGAAATTCAACCTGATGACACCAGGTCGCGAAAAGGATAACGGTAACGGATCTTCCGCAAAAGCAAGCGGAGGAAACACAGAACTGCCGTATGAAGTGTTGAAGGCGATGGGCGGAAAAGAGAACATCACCTATCTAGACGCTTGCATCACACGTCTGCGTATGGCCGTCGATGACACAGACCAAGTCGATAAAGAACGTCTGAAACAGCTTGGCGCATCCGGCGTGATGGTCATTGATAAAAACATTCAGGCGATTTTCGGTCCCCGTTCTGAAACGATTAAAGGACAGATGCGCGACATCATCAACGGGAAATCCCCGTCTGAATACGAAGATCCCAACGTTTCAACTGCTCCTTCCCAAGTTGAATCGAGCCTTGATCTGGCAATGCCTCTCGAAGGGACTCTTGTCAGCCTGGACACTGTTCCAGATAAAATGTTCTCAGAAAAAATGATGGGCGACGGTTTTGCCATTGAACCGACAGACGGCCTCGTTGTTTCTCCGGTAAAAGGTGAAGTCGTCAACCTGTTCCCGACGATGCACGCGGTCGGTCTTCTCGCAGAAGACGGAACGGAAGTGCTTGTTCATATCGGTGTAGACACCGTAAATATGAAGGGAGACGGTTTTGAAGCCTTCGTTTCACAAGGTGACAAGGTGGAAGTTGGCGATGAACTGATCCGTTTCGACCTCGACAAAGTCAAGCGTGAAGCGAAAGCTGCAACAACGCCTGTTATCTTTACGAATCTCGCAGAACAAAAAACAGTCACGATCACAAAAGAAGGTGCAGTCACCCGTACCGAAACAGGAAGAATAACGATTTCGTAA
- a CDS encoding flagellar hook-associated protein 2 produces MRLSGFATGMDINQMVTDLMRAERMPVDRMQQDKQLMEWRMEEFRNINRKLDTFRTNIFDGIYRSANMLAKTGTSTDEAKVRVSASPNATPGNMRINSVSNLAESAVRVSDALTAAEGETATRQTTLADLTGSDQDTFSMDVTTMTSTGEKNVTFEFSKEAKVDDVLKEINGSELGLSAFFDTQTGQVSFSREETGVYDSEGNLFMGSDGAPDQIVFSGELAEAFGTGDDQGTALNGSNAVLNINGIETERGSNTFTENGLTITLRATFESGTVTVGSATDTDRIFDTIMDFVNEYNELVEHATEKLREDQKRDFRPLTDDQRDAMSEREIEKWEEQAMSGMLRNDRILRSGFENFRSAMYTPVQLGEGASFNQLAQLGITTSSNFRDGGKLEVNEDRLRERINQDPEAVYQLFTADGDTRNEKGLARRIRDSANGLIDSISREAGGLRGRNLNHQFVLGRSMDQLDDRISNFERRLQQVESRYWAQFNAMEKAVAQSNSQAESMFAQMYGGMM; encoded by the coding sequence ATGAGACTCAGCGGCTTTGCCACAGGAATGGATATTAACCAGATGGTCACGGATTTGATGCGCGCCGAGCGCATGCCGGTGGATCGGATGCAGCAGGATAAGCAACTGATGGAATGGCGGATGGAGGAGTTCCGGAATATCAACCGGAAGCTCGATACGTTTCGGACGAATATATTCGACGGGATATACCGGAGTGCGAATATGCTGGCGAAAACCGGCACGTCGACGGACGAAGCCAAAGTGCGTGTGTCGGCTTCGCCGAACGCAACGCCTGGTAATATGCGGATCAACAGTGTGTCGAACCTGGCAGAGTCTGCTGTGCGGGTGTCAGACGCTTTGACGGCTGCTGAAGGGGAAACGGCCACCAGACAAACGACACTGGCGGATTTAACGGGTTCCGATCAGGACACTTTTTCCATGGACGTGACGACGATGACGTCAACAGGAGAAAAAAACGTCACGTTTGAATTCAGTAAAGAGGCGAAAGTGGATGATGTCTTAAAAGAAATCAACGGATCGGAACTTGGTCTCAGTGCTTTCTTTGATACGCAAACCGGTCAGGTGTCCTTCAGCCGGGAAGAGACGGGGGTTTACGATTCAGAAGGCAATCTGTTCATGGGCAGTGACGGGGCGCCGGATCAAATTGTCTTTTCAGGTGAACTCGCTGAAGCATTTGGCACAGGTGATGATCAGGGGACAGCCCTGAATGGTTCGAACGCGGTGTTGAATATCAATGGGATCGAAACAGAACGCGGGTCCAATACCTTTACCGAAAACGGGCTGACGATCACACTGCGGGCCACTTTCGAATCGGGTACCGTGACGGTGGGCTCCGCAACAGATACAGACCGGATTTTTGATACGATCATGGATTTCGTGAACGAATACAATGAGCTCGTGGAGCATGCGACGGAGAAGCTCCGGGAAGATCAGAAGCGGGATTTCCGGCCGCTCACAGATGATCAGCGCGATGCCATGAGTGAGCGGGAAATCGAGAAATGGGAAGAGCAGGCGATGAGCGGTATGCTCAGGAACGACCGGATTTTACGAAGCGGGTTTGAAAACTTCCGTTCGGCCATGTATACACCGGTACAGCTGGGTGAAGGGGCTTCATTCAATCAATTGGCCCAGCTCGGAATCACGACGAGCAGTAATTTCCGGGATGGTGGTAAACTTGAGGTGAATGAGGACCGTCTCCGCGAACGGATCAATCAGGACCCGGAAGCGGTGTATCAACTGTTCACGGCAGATGGGGACACCCGAAACGAAAAAGGACTGGCCAGGCGGATCCGTGACAGCGCCAACGGACTGATCGATTCGATTTCACGTGAAGCGGGCGGCCTTCGCGGTCGGAATCTGAATCATCAATTTGTATTGGGACGAAGCATGGATCAGCTTGATGACCGGATTTCCAATTTTGAACGGCGCCTTCAGCAGGTTGAATCCCGCTACTGGGCCCAGTTCAATGCGATGGAGAAGGCGGTTGCCCAGTCCAATTCCCAGGCGGAATCAATGTTTGCTCAAATGTACGGCGGGATGATGTAA
- a CDS encoding cold shock domain-containing protein has product MQGKVKWFNAEKGFGFIEREDGEDVFVHYSAIDQEGFKSLDEGQHVEFEIVEGARGPQASNVVKV; this is encoded by the coding sequence ATGCAGGGAAAAGTCAAATGGTTTAATGCAGAAAAAGGATTCGGATTTATCGAGCGGGAAGATGGAGAAGATGTCTTCGTTCACTACTCAGCAATTGACCAGGAGGGCTTCAAATCACTGGATGAAGGACAGCACGTAGAGTTCGAAATTGTTGAAGGCGCAAGAGGACCTCAAGCATCCAATGTCGTCAAAGTCTGA
- a CDS encoding GGDEF domain-containing protein has protein sequence MTLTKEEATGLKHREWIDKTIKYYWYLIIVAVAAEIFAMMVTLIVEPQAFWSDIRQVLVYPTVAQVTVLIVISWVYKKQYTENEYLLMVVGTILAFILVASNNGLAGAPLILLLPMMISILFFNRNVVIFSYVTNVLAYLLAVAIFPDLGEYLRIYEFIAYVYIFSAGFIILLAVQERTDEVIEILRQKIDQEQELMVRNTIMERLSKLDAPTGLYNHKTFQEYFSFLFDQSRGGDYHFQLAMLDIDDFKQVNDTYGHAVGDKILERIARVIDTHVDANDIASRYGGEEFAILFTGSSFDDAKAVMENIRESTKALQHTEMGGVNVTISCGLVAYEGEREATELFDRADRLLYQAKENGKNRVETDYLPHEQKKHSEG, from the coding sequence ATGACACTTACAAAAGAGGAAGCCACGGGACTCAAACACCGTGAATGGATCGATAAAACAATTAAATACTACTGGTATCTGATCATTGTTGCTGTTGCAGCGGAGATTTTCGCTATGATGGTCACATTGATCGTCGAACCACAGGCCTTCTGGAGCGACATCCGGCAAGTGCTTGTCTATCCGACTGTGGCTCAGGTGACGGTCCTGATCGTGATTTCCTGGGTGTATAAAAAACAATACACCGAAAATGAATACCTGTTGATGGTTGTCGGGACGATCCTGGCGTTTATCCTTGTGGCATCGAACAATGGTCTGGCGGGTGCCCCGCTGATTCTGCTTTTGCCAATGATGATTTCAATCCTGTTTTTCAACCGGAATGTAGTGATCTTCAGCTACGTAACGAACGTTCTTGCGTATCTGCTGGCAGTCGCGATATTCCCCGATCTTGGGGAGTACTTGCGGATTTATGAATTCATTGCCTATGTTTATATTTTCTCAGCGGGATTCATTATTCTTCTTGCTGTTCAGGAGCGGACTGACGAAGTGATTGAGATTCTCCGGCAAAAAATCGATCAGGAGCAGGAACTTATGGTACGCAACACGATCATGGAAAGGCTCTCCAAGTTGGATGCGCCGACGGGTCTGTACAATCATAAGACATTCCAGGAATATTTCTCGTTTCTGTTTGATCAAAGCCGGGGCGGTGACTATCACTTTCAGCTCGCGATGCTTGATATTGATGATTTTAAGCAGGTGAACGATACCTATGGGCACGCCGTGGGAGATAAAATCCTGGAGCGGATTGCAAGGGTGATCGATACACATGTGGACGCTAACGACATCGCTTCGCGCTATGGCGGGGAAGAGTTTGCGATTTTATTTACCGGCAGCTCGTTCGACGATGCGAAAGCGGTTATGGAAAATATACGGGAAAGTACAAAAGCACTGCAGCACACAGAAATGGGCGGCGTCAATGTCACGATCAGCTGCGGCCTTGTGGCGTATGAAGGGGAACGTGAGGCTACGGAATTGTTTGACCGCGCAGACCGCCTGTTGTACCAAGCGAAGGAGAATGGAAAAAATCGTGTGGAAACCGATTATTTACCGCATGAGCAAAAAAAACATTCCGAAGGCTAA
- a CDS encoding alpha-glycosidase: MLLEAIHHQPKSQYAYAYDEETLHIRVRTKRGDMDQVSVVWGDKYDFTPETITTSKMEVFAKDTLFDYYHVEIKPPFRRFAYAFKFEKGKKTVFLNEVGFKEDEMHSSGVGMLWSPSGMFEFPFLNPIDVHTPPEWVKDAVFYQIFPERFANGDPTLNPPGTEAWTPDAVPTRENFFGGDLQGVIDNLDYLEELGINCIYFTPFFEAYSNHKYDTIDYLKVDPQFGDEKKAKELVEKAHERGIRIMLDAVFNHSGYYFPPFQDVLKHGEKSRFADWFHVKEFPLQTDPLTYDTFGFVPAMPKLDTENPEVKAYLLEVARYWVEDIGVDGWRLDVANEVDHRFWREFRDTVKRANPEAYILGEIWHNSLAWLQGDQFDAVMNYPVTNSILDFFVKDEIDAENFMGRLDQMMIAYPKQANEVAFNLLDSHDTPRLLHIADGNKDRMKLAAMFQLLYLGAPCIYYGDEIGMDGGGDPGCRKPMIWEKDHQDHELFDFYKKLIQLRKDHRALRDGSFRFLSASKGAKYISFERTHGKDRFIIAMNTDTKQHDVNVEDVAKGKFRNIDTGDTYTVKNGKFAVSVPALGAVILKEE, from the coding sequence ATGCTATTAGAAGCGATTCACCACCAGCCAAAATCACAATACGCTTATGCCTATGATGAAGAGACCCTTCACATCCGCGTCCGGACAAAACGCGGAGACATGGACCAGGTCTCTGTCGTCTGGGGCGATAAGTATGATTTCACCCCGGAAACAATTACGACAAGCAAAATGGAGGTTTTCGCCAAGGATACCCTCTTCGACTATTACCATGTTGAAATCAAACCCCCATTCAGACGCTTCGCCTATGCGTTCAAATTTGAGAAGGGCAAGAAGACCGTCTTTTTGAACGAAGTCGGCTTCAAGGAAGATGAAATGCACTCTTCCGGTGTCGGTATGCTCTGGAGTCCATCGGGCATGTTTGAATTCCCGTTTTTAAATCCGATCGATGTGCATACACCACCTGAGTGGGTCAAGGATGCCGTCTTTTATCAAATCTTTCCCGAGCGTTTTGCAAACGGTGATCCGACACTGAATCCGCCTGGGACAGAAGCCTGGACCCCGGATGCTGTGCCTACGAGAGAGAATTTCTTCGGCGGGGACCTGCAGGGGGTTATCGATAACCTCGACTATCTCGAGGAACTTGGGATCAACTGTATTTATTTCACGCCGTTCTTCGAGGCCTATTCCAATCACAAATACGACACTATCGATTACTTGAAGGTGGATCCGCAGTTTGGTGACGAGAAGAAGGCGAAGGAGCTCGTCGAGAAAGCGCACGAACGCGGGATCCGCATTATGCTCGATGCTGTGTTCAATCATTCCGGGTATTACTTCCCGCCGTTTCAGGATGTGTTGAAGCACGGAGAAAAATCCCGCTTTGCCGACTGGTTCCACGTGAAAGAATTTCCGCTTCAGACCGACCCGTTGACATACGATACGTTCGGCTTTGTACCGGCGATGCCTAAGCTGGACACGGAAAACCCTGAAGTGAAAGCCTATCTGCTGGAAGTTGCCCGCTACTGGGTGGAAGACATCGGTGTCGACGGCTGGCGCCTGGACGTCGCAAACGAAGTGGATCACCGCTTCTGGCGAGAATTCCGGGACACTGTGAAAAGGGCTAATCCGGAAGCCTACATTCTCGGTGAAATCTGGCATAATTCACTGGCGTGGCTGCAGGGCGATCAGTTCGATGCCGTAATGAACTATCCGGTAACCAACAGCATCCTCGATTTCTTTGTAAAAGATGAGATCGATGCGGAGAACTTTATGGGGCGTCTCGATCAGATGATGATCGCGTACCCGAAGCAGGCCAATGAAGTCGCATTCAACCTGCTGGATTCCCATGATACACCGCGCCTTCTGCACATCGCCGATGGCAACAAAGACCGCATGAAGCTCGCTGCCATGTTCCAGCTCCTGTACCTCGGAGCACCTTGCATCTATTACGGAGACGAAATCGGCATGGACGGCGGCGGTGACCCTGGTTGCCGCAAGCCGATGATCTGGGAAAAGGATCACCAGGATCATGAGCTGTTCGACTTTTACAAAAAACTGATCCAGCTCCGCAAGGATCACAGAGCACTTCGGGATGGCAGTTTCCGATTCCTCAGTGCATCAAAAGGAGCGAAATATATCTCCTTTGAACGTACACATGGCAAAGACCGATTTATCATTGCAATGAACACGGACACGAAACAGCATGACGTCAATGTGGAAGACGTTGCAAAAGGGAAATTCCGCAACATCGATACCGGCGACACGTACACCGTGAAAAATGGAAAATTCGCCGTTTCCGTCCCTGCTCTTGGCGCAGTCATTTTAAAAGAAGAGTAA
- the glcT gene encoding glucose PTS transporter transcription antiterminator GlcT produces the protein MLSVTKVLNNNVVIANHEAYEEVVLIGKGLGFGKKPGDEIAGTQAEKFFVLKDQAEQEQYMSLLEYVEEDFIGVMNEFIDKLEDRFGARLNEHIHVGLTDHLHFAVKRIQQGQGINNPFLQETELAYPQEYAVATELTEWFGHQVGVRIPAGEIGFITLHIHSALTNRNLAEVNRHTQMVGELVDIIEENLAMQIDRRDMNYLRLVRHLHHAIERIQFENYVENQDALKDVLQQQYPVCYNLSWKLMKVMQRRLKKAVPDAEAVYLTLHLQRIVDNVRKIN, from the coding sequence ATGCTCAGTGTGACGAAAGTACTGAATAATAATGTCGTCATCGCCAACCACGAGGCGTACGAAGAAGTGGTGCTTATTGGCAAAGGGCTTGGATTCGGGAAAAAGCCCGGGGACGAGATTGCCGGAACCCAGGCGGAAAAATTTTTTGTCTTAAAGGATCAGGCAGAACAGGAACAGTATATGAGCCTGCTTGAATACGTGGAGGAGGACTTCATCGGGGTTATGAATGAGTTCATCGATAAACTCGAAGACCGCTTTGGTGCGAGACTGAACGAACACATTCACGTCGGCCTCACCGACCACCTGCATTTCGCCGTCAAGCGGATTCAGCAAGGGCAGGGGATCAATAACCCGTTCCTGCAGGAAACCGAACTTGCCTATCCGCAGGAATATGCCGTAGCAACTGAATTGACCGAATGGTTTGGTCATCAAGTCGGTGTCCGGATCCCGGCTGGCGAAATCGGCTTTATTACACTTCATATCCACAGTGCCCTGACGAATCGGAATCTTGCGGAAGTGAACCGGCATACCCAGATGGTCGGGGAACTGGTCGACATCATCGAGGAGAACCTCGCCATGCAGATCGATCGCAGGGATATGAATTACTTGCGACTTGTCAGGCACTTGCATCACGCGATTGAACGGATTCAGTTTGAGAACTATGTGGAGAATCAGGATGCTCTGAAAGATGTCTTGCAACAACAGTACCCTGTCTGCTACAACCTGTCGTGGAAATTGATGAAAGTGATGCAACGCCGGCTGAAAAAAGCTGTACCGGATGCAGAAGCCGTTTATCTGACGCTTCATTTGCAAAGAATTGTTGACAACGTTCGCAAGATCAATTAA
- the hpf gene encoding ribosome hibernation-promoting factor, HPF/YfiA family, with product MNFNIRGENLEVTSALKDYVEKKVGKLEKYFETTPSSDVHVKMSVLNTEQKVEITIPMPKLLLRAEEKHADMYAAIDLVIEKLERQIRKHKTKVNRKFRGEDSLKYMFKNELEPLAEEEISDDELEIVRTKRFDLKPMDAEEAILQMDMLGHSFFVFSDAISGITSVVYRRSDGKYGLIEPEG from the coding sequence ATGAATTTTAATATTCGAGGCGAAAACCTGGAAGTTACTTCAGCATTGAAAGACTACGTAGAAAAAAAGGTGGGTAAACTTGAGAAGTATTTTGAAACGACTCCGTCTTCCGATGTCCATGTGAAGATGAGTGTTCTGAATACCGAACAAAAGGTGGAAATCACCATACCAATGCCTAAATTACTCCTTCGAGCAGAAGAGAAACATGCGGATATGTACGCCGCGATTGATCTGGTCATTGAAAAGCTAGAGCGACAGATCCGTAAGCATAAAACGAAAGTGAACCGAAAATTCCGTGGGGAAGACAGCTTGAAGTATATGTTCAAAAATGAGCTGGAGCCACTTGCGGAAGAAGAGATATCCGATGATGAGCTCGAGATCGTGCGCACAAAGCGCTTTGATCTGAAGCCGATGGATGCCGAGGAAGCGATTTTGCAAATGGATATGCTCGGCCACAGTTTCTTTGTCTTCTCGGACGCGATCAGCGGGATTACAAGCGTTGTCTACCGAAGAAGTGATGGCAAATACGGCCTGATCGAACCGGAAGGGTAA
- the fliD gene encoding flagellar filament capping protein FliD produces the protein MDMRMTGFASGMDINQMVSDLMRAERQPMERMEQDQQELILQMDKYREVNRDFMQFRDNTFDSVLRSSNMTAQNATSSNEAAVSASASTAAAQGTYTFSDVSLAESTTNVSEDRIGPEGADYNDSLTEVFGEDLETENGKVSFDITTYGPDGETIDGNFSFDPDNTTLSEVFSEISNSDLGIQAYFDTDGGRVSLTRTDTGSFNDEGPEINFQTNGEESAFFNNNLNLYTESAEDEDGNTIIAGEQAGSNARFTMNGLAMERQSNSFDIDGLRVDLNQNMGNGQQATVRVETDTDNIVENITAFVDEYNDMISGLDEVVSEEYYRDYAPLTQDQMREMEEHEIENWNERAESGLLRRDSTINNALNQFRMDFYNSVDTGDENQSFSQLTEIGITTTSDFRDRGKLEINEAELRNAVEQDAEGVFQLFAADGEEGNSEQRGIAHRLRDTASNAINEIGNRVGRTESPGSMQNSTLGRELLSVEDQMSNFERRMQQVEERYWSQFTAMEQAMAEANAQAEQMMSQLGGMQGQ, from the coding sequence ATGGACATGCGAATGACAGGATTTGCATCCGGAATGGATATTAATCAAATGGTCAGTGACCTGATGCGCGCTGAACGTCAGCCGATGGAGCGCATGGAGCAGGACCAGCAGGAACTGATCCTGCAAATGGACAAGTACCGGGAAGTGAACCGGGATTTCATGCAGTTTCGGGATAATACCTTTGATTCGGTGCTGCGAAGCTCCAATATGACAGCGCAAAATGCAACCAGTTCAAATGAAGCAGCAGTCAGTGCGTCGGCCTCCACAGCTGCAGCACAAGGCACGTATACGTTCAGTGATGTCAGCTTGGCAGAGTCGACGACGAATGTATCCGAAGATAGAATTGGACCTGAAGGTGCAGATTACAACGATTCATTAACCGAAGTTTTCGGGGAGGATCTGGAAACGGAAAATGGTAAAGTCTCTTTCGACATCACAACATACGGGCCCGATGGGGAAACGATCGATGGCAATTTCAGCTTCGATCCGGATAATACAACCTTGTCGGAGGTCTTTTCTGAAATCAGTAATTCTGATCTTGGCATTCAGGCCTATTTCGATACGGACGGGGGACGTGTGTCATTAACCAGGACGGACACGGGATCATTTAATGATGAAGGGCCTGAAATTAATTTTCAGACGAATGGTGAAGAGAGTGCTTTTTTCAACAATAACTTGAACTTGTATACCGAATCTGCTGAAGATGAGGATGGTAATACTATTATTGCAGGTGAGCAAGCTGGTTCCAACGCAAGATTTACCATGAACGGTTTGGCGATGGAACGTCAATCCAACAGTTTTGATATTGACGGTCTTCGGGTAGATCTCAATCAGAACATGGGTAATGGCCAGCAGGCGACCGTCCGGGTGGAAACCGACACGGATAACATCGTGGAAAACATCACCGCGTTCGTCGACGAATACAACGACATGATCAGTGGTCTGGATGAAGTGGTCTCAGAAGAATATTACCGGGATTATGCACCGTTGACACAGGATCAGATGCGGGAAATGGAAGAGCACGAAATTGAAAATTGGAACGAGCGGGCAGAGAGCGGCTTGCTCCGGCGGGATTCCACGATAAATAATGCGCTCAACCAGTTCCGGATGGACTTTTATAATTCAGTGGACACAGGTGATGAAAACCAATCCTTCAGCCAGCTGACAGAGATCGGGATCACGACAACAAGTGATTTTCGGGACCGTGGTAAACTCGAGATAAATGAAGCGGAATTGCGTAATGCCGTCGAACAGGATGCAGAGGGCGTCTTTCAATTGTTTGCCGCTGACGGGGAAGAAGGCAACAGTGAACAGCGGGGAATCGCCCACAGACTCCGGGACACTGCGAGCAATGCCATCAATGAAATTGGAAACCGCGTAGGAAGAACGGAGTCACCCGGTTCGATGCAGAATTCGACGCTTGGGCGGGAACTGTTGAGTGTGGAAGATCAGATGTCCAATTTTGAGCGGCGCATGCAGCAGGTGGAAGAGCGCTACTGGAGTCAGTTCACCGCCATGGAACAGGCGATGGCGGAGGCGAATGCCCAGGCGGAACAAATGATGTCTCAGCTCGGTGGTATGCAGGGACAATAA
- a CDS encoding single-stranded DNA-binding protein yields the protein MNQFTIVGRIANDPKLGTTAHGKHYVRFHVAVRRDFKSKDNEYKTDFIPVVAWRTTAERIHDYCGKGSIVTINGRMMPMTYLPQGHARYNSIELVAESVGFQYLKRVPGRGADNEPQALINEALDPHSQEAPDSFGGADSVKESRMPYKTVAKEGALQ from the coding sequence ATGAATCAGTTCACAATTGTCGGAAGAATAGCAAATGATCCAAAACTCGGTACAACCGCTCATGGAAAGCATTATGTTCGGTTCCATGTCGCTGTCAGACGTGATTTCAAAAGCAAAGACAATGAGTATAAAACAGACTTCATCCCTGTAGTTGCCTGGCGCACCACTGCAGAAAGAATTCATGACTACTGCGGAAAAGGCTCCATCGTGACCATAAACGGGCGAATGATGCCGATGACTTATTTACCGCAAGGCCATGCCCGTTACAACAGCATCGAACTCGTTGCAGAAAGCGTCGGATTCCAGTACCTGAAACGGGTACCAGGTCGTGGCGCGGATAACGAACCTCAGGCACTGATCAATGAGGCGCTCGACCCGCATAGTCAGGAAGCTCCCGATTCATTCGGCGGCGCCGACTCCGTGAAGGAAAGCCGGATGCCCTACAAAACTGTTGCAAAAGAGGGGGCTTTGCAATGA